A single region of the Acuticoccus sediminis genome encodes:
- a CDS encoding mandelate racemase/muconate lactonizing enzyme family protein produces MKIKKITAVPISFRVPEGQNVRLGIGRAVKRDAVLVRVDTDEGITGWGEAHHGRCPGAIARLIDTTLAELVEGQDAGDIVGIWNRVYRMQLASHGLGSGSAMALSGLDIALWDIKGKALGQPLHRVLGGAPRPSPAYAGGISLGWQDPASLAEEALQYVAEGYRALKLRVGDTPGRDIPRVSAVRQAVGDDIAIMVDANTGYSLSDVRHVMAAYEELAVEWLEEPFPPHDLRNYREAKALGTVPLAAGENHVMRYDFLHMMEEGAISVMQPDVSKTGGITETLRIAALVSAAKLSCNPHTSLTGINMAASIHLLSAIDNPGYYEGDCARHNPFRDEVGGAVGALDADGCVWPREAPGLGLEIDEDFLAAHPLIEGPCYV; encoded by the coding sequence ATGAAGATCAAGAAAATCACCGCCGTCCCGATCTCCTTTCGCGTGCCGGAGGGGCAGAACGTCAGGCTCGGCATCGGCCGCGCGGTCAAGCGCGACGCCGTGCTCGTGCGCGTCGACACCGACGAGGGGATCACCGGCTGGGGCGAGGCGCACCACGGCCGCTGCCCGGGCGCGATCGCCAGGCTGATCGACACCACCCTCGCCGAGCTCGTCGAGGGCCAGGACGCCGGCGACATCGTCGGCATCTGGAACCGTGTCTACCGCATGCAGCTCGCCAGTCATGGCCTCGGCAGCGGTTCGGCGATGGCCCTCTCCGGGCTCGACATCGCCCTCTGGGACATCAAGGGCAAGGCGCTCGGCCAGCCGCTGCACCGCGTCCTCGGCGGCGCCCCGCGCCCCTCCCCTGCCTACGCCGGCGGCATCTCGCTCGGCTGGCAGGACCCGGCGAGCCTCGCCGAGGAGGCGCTCCAGTACGTCGCCGAGGGCTACCGCGCGCTGAAGCTGCGCGTTGGCGACACGCCCGGTCGGGACATCCCCCGCGTGAGCGCGGTGCGACAGGCGGTCGGCGACGACATCGCCATCATGGTCGACGCCAACACCGGCTACTCCCTGTCCGACGTCCGCCACGTCATGGCGGCCTACGAGGAACTCGCCGTCGAGTGGCTGGAGGAGCCCTTCCCGCCCCACGACCTGCGCAACTACCGCGAGGCGAAGGCGCTCGGCACCGTCCCCCTCGCCGCCGGCGAGAACCACGTGATGCGCTACGACTTCCTGCACATGATGGAGGAAGGCGCCATCTCGGTCATGCAGCCCGACGTCTCCAAGACCGGCGGCATCACCGAGACGCTGCGCATCGCGGCGCTGGTCTCGGCGGCGAAGCTCTCCTGCAACCCGCACACCTCGCTGACCGGCATCAACATGGCGGCCTCGATCCACCTTCTCTCGGCCATCGACAATCCCGGCTACTACGAGGGCGACTGCGCCCGCCACAACCCGTTCCGCGACGAGGTCGGCGGTGCCGTCGGCGCCCTCGACGCCGACGGGTGCGTCTGGCCCCGGGAAGCCCCCGGCCTAGGCCTCGAGATCGACGAGGACTTCCTCGCCGCCCACCCCCTGATCGAAGGCCCCTGCTACGTCTGA
- a CDS encoding TOBE domain-containing protein: protein MKISARNVIAGTVTEVKNGPVNSQIRVDIGAGNVITSMITTDAATDLGLAEGKKVHVIIKASEVLLGTDD, encoded by the coding sequence ATGAAGATCAGCGCGCGCAACGTCATCGCCGGCACCGTGACCGAGGTGAAGAACGGCCCGGTGAACAGCCAGATCCGCGTCGACATCGGCGCCGGCAACGTGATCACCTCGATGATCACCACCGACGCCGCGACCGACCTCGGCCTCGCCGAGGGCAAGAAGGTCCACGTCATCATCAAGGCGTCCGAAGTGCTTCTCGGCACCGACGACTGA
- a CDS encoding FecCD family ABC transporter permease has protein sequence MSLAASRRVPIAVAGFALGVAALAALTLGALVIGPYPLSPGEALTLLVRRALALPTEGGAPETVLLSIRLPRVAAALLVGAALAAAGAAYQTLFRNPLVSPDILGVSAGAGLGAVLGIFLALPVAAIQLMGFAGGLAAVALVASVSAAVRSGDRTLVLVLSGVVIGALAGAATSLLKVLADPYDQLPAITFWLLGSLAGAKTSDVLPTLPVVALGLLPLFLLRWRINVLSMGDEDARALGIDAGRLRGAVIVCATLVTASVVAMAGIVGWVGLVVPHIARMLVGPGFGRLLPAAALLGAGYLLVVDTLARSIASVEVPLGILTAVVGAPFFLWLLARGRRTFG, from the coding sequence TTGAGCCTCGCCGCGAGCCGCCGTGTCCCCATCGCGGTCGCCGGGTTCGCTCTCGGCGTCGCGGCGCTGGCCGCGCTGACATTGGGCGCACTGGTGATCGGCCCCTACCCGCTCTCACCCGGCGAGGCGCTGACCCTGCTGGTTCGCCGCGCGCTGGCGCTCCCGACCGAGGGCGGAGCGCCGGAGACGGTGCTGCTGTCGATCCGCCTGCCGCGCGTCGCCGCGGCGCTCCTCGTCGGCGCGGCGCTCGCGGCGGCGGGGGCGGCCTACCAGACGCTGTTCCGCAACCCGCTCGTCTCGCCCGACATCCTGGGCGTCTCCGCCGGGGCCGGCCTCGGCGCGGTGCTGGGGATCTTCCTCGCGCTGCCGGTCGCCGCGATCCAGCTCATGGGGTTCGCCGGCGGGCTGGCGGCGGTGGCGCTGGTGGCGTCCGTCTCGGCGGCGGTCCGCTCCGGCGACCGGACGCTCGTCCTGGTCCTCTCCGGCGTCGTCATCGGCGCCCTCGCCGGGGCGGCGACCTCCCTCCTCAAGGTGCTCGCCGATCCGTACGACCAGCTTCCGGCGATCACCTTCTGGCTCCTCGGCAGCCTCGCCGGAGCGAAGACGTCGGACGTGCTCCCGACGCTCCCGGTCGTCGCTCTCGGCCTCCTCCCGCTGTTCCTGCTGCGCTGGCGCATCAACGTGCTCTCGATGGGCGACGAGGACGCCCGCGCGCTGGGGATCGACGCCGGCCGGCTGCGCGGCGCGGTCATCGTCTGCGCCACGCTGGTGACGGCGAGCGTCGTCGCCATGGCCGGCATCGTCGGCTGGGTCGGCCTCGTCGTGCCGCACATCGCGCGGATGCTCGTGGGGCCGGGCTTCGGCCGGCTCCTCCCGGCTGCGGCGCTCCTGGGCGCCGGCTACCTCCTCGTCGTCGACACGCTCGCCCGCAGCATCGCATCGGTGGAGGTGCCGCTCGGCATCCTGACCGCCGTCGTCGGCGCGCCCTTCTTCCTGTGGCTGCTGGCGCGCGGCCGGCGCACGTTCGGCTGA
- a CDS encoding putative sulfate/molybdate transporter — protein MPETQSQARVATRFPARPQLLGDVSGAFGDLGTLLPYVVPALVAGILSPTPVFAGFAAGYALVAVVYRVPIAVQPMKALGAAILAGGLASRDIAWAGAIIGAVLLLLSATPLLERAARLIPQSVVTGLQVGLGLGLALVGFAAIRADPLTGAAALAVLGLTFVVPRGPWALLVVLGGILLGGGAVAPVSVAAAPSLQAVILGGVVPQLPLTLMNAVIVAAAVARSFYGAAAHRVTERRLAATSGLLNLALVPFGAMPMCHGAGGIAAHHRFGARTALAPTAIALAAGAAALAGDEMVRLLAGIPSGVVGALLFWAAAELSFSRRLFDARPDCRPVIAAAAIGTVAAGATVGLLAGVAAEGVRAHVVRQARRKAERTDRRRQT, from the coding sequence GTGCCCGAGACGCAGTCACAGGCGAGGGTCGCGACGCGCTTTCCCGCGCGGCCGCAGCTTCTCGGCGACGTGTCCGGAGCCTTCGGCGACCTCGGCACGCTGCTTCCCTATGTCGTTCCGGCGCTCGTCGCCGGGATCCTGTCGCCGACGCCCGTGTTCGCGGGGTTCGCCGCCGGCTACGCGCTGGTCGCGGTCGTCTATCGCGTCCCGATCGCGGTGCAGCCCATGAAGGCGCTGGGCGCCGCGATCCTCGCCGGCGGCCTCGCCTCGCGCGATATCGCCTGGGCGGGGGCGATCATCGGCGCCGTTCTTCTCCTGTTGTCCGCGACGCCGCTGCTGGAGCGGGCGGCACGGCTCATCCCGCAGTCGGTGGTGACGGGGCTGCAGGTCGGCCTCGGTCTCGGCCTCGCCCTCGTCGGGTTCGCCGCGATCCGCGCCGATCCGCTGACGGGCGCCGCCGCGCTCGCGGTGCTGGGGCTGACGTTCGTGGTGCCGCGCGGGCCGTGGGCGCTGCTGGTGGTGCTCGGCGGCATCCTCCTTGGCGGCGGCGCGGTGGCGCCGGTGAGCGTCGCGGCGGCACCGTCGCTGCAGGCGGTGATCCTCGGCGGGGTGGTGCCGCAGCTGCCGCTGACGCTGATGAACGCCGTGATCGTCGCCGCCGCCGTCGCCCGCTCGTTCTACGGCGCGGCCGCCCACCGGGTGACCGAGCGGCGCCTCGCCGCGACCAGCGGGCTCCTCAACCTCGCGCTCGTCCCGTTCGGGGCGATGCCGATGTGCCATGGCGCTGGCGGCATCGCGGCGCACCACCGGTTCGGCGCCCGCACGGCGCTCGCCCCGACGGCGATCGCGCTCGCGGCCGGGGCGGCGGCGCTCGCCGGCGACGAGATGGTGCGGCTTCTGGCGGGGATCCCGTCGGGGGTGGTCGGCGCGCTGCTCTTCTGGGCCGCCGCGGAACTCTCCTTCAGTCGCCGCCTCTTCGATGCGCGGCCCGACTGCCGGCCGGTGATCGCGGCCGCCGCCATCGGGACGGTCGCGGCCGGGGCGACGGTCGGCCTCCTCGCCGGTGTTGCCGCGGAGGGCGTGCGGGCACATGTGGTCCGCCAGGCTCGCCGCAAGGCCGAGCGCACAGACCGCAGGAGGCAGACATGA
- a CDS encoding aldolase, with the protein MSGETRLREEICLLARSLFDRGLTHGSTGNISARTPDGGLLVSPTGSSFGRLDPARLSRFDAGGTLVGGDKPTKEMPLHTAFYDTRGTAGAVVHLHSCHAVALSMMPDVDADNFLPPLTPYGLMKLGKVKLLPFFLPGDPAMGEAVRGLAGRRSAVMLANHGPVVAGKDVEAACTAIEELEDTARLAMLTRGHGPRMLSEAEVQRVVTAFDVEWDT; encoded by the coding sequence ATGAGCGGGGAGACGCGGCTGCGCGAGGAGATCTGCCTCCTCGCCCGGTCCCTGTTCGATCGCGGGCTGACCCACGGGTCGACGGGCAACATCTCGGCGCGCACCCCGGACGGCGGGCTCCTGGTGAGCCCCACGGGGAGCAGCTTCGGCCGGCTCGACCCGGCGCGACTGTCGCGCTTCGACGCCGGGGGCACGCTCGTCGGCGGCGACAAGCCGACCAAGGAGATGCCGCTTCACACCGCGTTCTACGACACGCGCGGCACGGCGGGCGCGGTGGTGCACCTCCACTCCTGCCATGCGGTGGCGCTGTCGATGATGCCGGACGTCGACGCGGACAACTTCCTCCCGCCGCTGACGCCCTACGGCCTGATGAAGCTCGGCAAGGTGAAGCTGCTGCCGTTCTTCCTGCCGGGCGACCCGGCGATGGGGGAGGCGGTCCGCGGCCTTGCCGGCCGCCGCTCGGCGGTGATGCTCGCGAACCACGGCCCGGTGGTTGCGGGCAAGGACGTCGAGGCCGCCTGCACGGCGATCGAGGAGCTGGAGGACACCGCCCGCCTCGCCATGCTGACCCGGGGCCACGGCCCGCGGATGCTGAGCGAGGCGGAGGTGCAGCGCGTGGTCACCGCCTTCGACGTCGAATGGGACACCTAG
- a CDS encoding MFS transporter, translated as MSPDAAAAPRDDSVPRTTLAVLVALSVCHGLNDTIQSLLPAVYPLLQQNYALTFGEVGIIHFAFMATASLLQPAVGIATDKRPVFQIATLGMGASLIGLVVLAFAGSYGLLLVSAMMIGVGSSIFHPDSSRTARAASGGRYGFAQSLFQVGGNTGSAIGPLLAAFIVLPFGQSSIAWFAALALIGMVVLYNVGAWAKREHIRVKSRPKAAASSIAPPRHVPLLLAMLGVLVISKYVYMASLNGYYTFYLIDTFGLSVGQSQLMLFVFLAAVAAGTFAGGPIGDRIGRKAVIVVSILGVLPFSLALPHVGLVGTGIMSAAAGFILASAFSAILVYAQHLVPGRVGLVSGLFFGFAFGIGGIGAALLGFLADAYGIQFVYQVCSVLPAAGIIGIFLPAEPRSR; from the coding sequence ATCTCCCCCGATGCTGCTGCCGCCCCACGTGACGACAGCGTTCCCCGCACGACCCTCGCCGTCCTCGTTGCCCTCAGCGTCTGCCACGGGCTCAACGACACGATCCAGTCGCTGCTTCCGGCCGTCTACCCGTTGCTGCAGCAGAACTACGCGCTGACCTTCGGCGAGGTCGGCATCATCCACTTCGCCTTCATGGCGACCGCCTCGCTGCTGCAGCCGGCGGTCGGCATCGCGACCGACAAGCGCCCGGTGTTCCAGATCGCGACGCTCGGCATGGGCGCGAGCCTCATCGGCCTCGTCGTGCTCGCGTTCGCGGGGAGCTACGGGCTGCTCCTCGTCTCGGCGATGATGATCGGCGTCGGCTCCTCGATCTTCCACCCGGACTCCTCGCGCACCGCGCGCGCGGCGTCGGGCGGACGCTACGGGTTCGCGCAGTCGCTGTTCCAGGTGGGCGGCAACACCGGGTCGGCGATCGGCCCGCTGCTCGCGGCCTTCATCGTGCTGCCGTTCGGCCAGTCCAGCATCGCCTGGTTCGCGGCGCTGGCGCTCATCGGCATGGTGGTGCTCTACAACGTCGGGGCCTGGGCCAAGCGCGAGCACATCCGCGTCAAGAGCCGCCCGAAGGCGGCGGCGTCGTCAATCGCGCCGCCGCGCCACGTGCCGCTGCTCCTCGCCATGCTGGGCGTGCTGGTCATCTCCAAGTACGTCTACATGGCCTCCCTGAACGGTTACTACACCTTCTACCTGATCGACACGTTCGGCCTCTCGGTGGGCCAGTCGCAGCTCATGCTCTTCGTGTTCCTCGCGGCGGTCGCCGCCGGCACGTTCGCGGGCGGGCCGATCGGCGACCGGATCGGGCGCAAGGCGGTGATCGTGGTGTCGATCCTCGGCGTGCTGCCGTTCAGCCTGGCGCTTCCGCACGTCGGCCTCGTCGGGACCGGGATCATGAGCGCGGCGGCCGGGTTCATCCTGGCGTCGGCCTTCTCGGCGATCCTCGTCTATGCGCAGCACCTTGTCCCGGGGCGCGTCGGGCTGGTCTCCGGGCTGTTCTTCGGCTTCGCGTTCGGGATCGGGGGAATCGGCGCCGCCCTGCTGGGCTTCCTCGCCGACGCCTACGGCATCCAGTTCGTCTACCAGGTGTGCTCGGTCCTTCCGGCGGCGGGCATCATCGGCATCTTCCTGCCGGCCGAGCCGCGCAGCCGCTGA
- a CDS encoding iron ABC transporter substrate-binding protein: MRLLLAAALALCLAATLLVVPAVEARTVTDSAGRTVEVPDEVRTVFAAGPPAAIVVYALKPEALLGWPRALRPGEKAYVAAPYRDLPETGRLTGRGGEANLERVLALKPDLIVDFGSVRDTYADLADRVQAQTGIPYILVDGRFEATAASLRLLGDVLGVPERGEALAADTEATFATLDALLADVPEDARPRVYLARGPDGLETGVKGSINTEIIERAGGRNVADAPGQRGLVRASPEAVIVADPDTIITWEPDFYERVWESPLWADIAAVRGKRVYLSPLAPFGWIDRPPSVNRLMGLKWLAGLFYPDRWDGALASETRDFYRLWYHVDLSDEDLGKLIQWADGRPPAFRQ; the protein is encoded by the coding sequence ATGCGCCTCCTCCTCGCCGCCGCCCTCGCCCTCTGCCTCGCCGCCACCCTCCTCGTCGTCCCGGCGGTCGAGGCGCGCACCGTCACCGACTCGGCCGGCCGCACGGTGGAGGTGCCGGACGAGGTGCGGACGGTCTTCGCCGCCGGCCCACCGGCGGCGATCGTCGTCTACGCGCTGAAGCCCGAGGCGCTGCTCGGCTGGCCGCGCGCGCTGCGTCCGGGCGAGAAGGCCTACGTCGCCGCCCCCTACCGCGACCTCCCGGAGACCGGCCGCCTCACCGGACGCGGCGGCGAGGCGAACCTCGAGCGTGTCCTTGCCCTGAAGCCCGACCTCATCGTCGACTTCGGCTCGGTGCGCGACACCTATGCCGACCTCGCCGACCGCGTTCAGGCGCAGACCGGCATCCCCTACATCCTGGTGGACGGCCGCTTCGAGGCGACGGCGGCGAGCCTGCGCCTCCTCGGCGACGTCCTCGGCGTGCCGGAGCGCGGCGAGGCGCTGGCCGCCGACACCGAGGCGACGTTCGCCACCCTCGACGCCCTCCTCGCCGACGTCCCCGAGGACGCGCGCCCGCGCGTCTACCTTGCGCGCGGACCCGACGGCCTCGAGACCGGCGTGAAGGGCTCCATCAATACCGAGATCATCGAGCGCGCCGGCGGCCGCAACGTCGCCGATGCGCCGGGCCAGCGCGGTCTGGTGCGCGCCTCGCCCGAGGCCGTGATCGTCGCCGATCCGGACACGATCATCACCTGGGAGCCGGACTTCTACGAGCGCGTGTGGGAGAGCCCGCTCTGGGCCGACATCGCCGCGGTGCGCGGGAAGCGCGTCTATCTCTCGCCCCTCGCCCCGTTCGGCTGGATCGACCGGCCGCCGTCGGTGAACCGCCTGATGGGCCTCAAGTGGCTCGCCGGCCTCTTCTACCCGGACCGCTGGGACGGCGCCCTCGCATCCGAAACGCGCGACTTCTACCGGCTGTGGTATCACGTGGACCTCTCGGACGAGGACCTCGGCAAGCTGATCCAATGGGCGGACGGACGACCTCCGGCATTCCGGCAATAA
- a CDS encoding molybdate ABC transporter substrate-binding protein: MTRIGMAALLVGLWATAAGADDMVSLHAAGSLKAALGDVADAFEADTGLTVSRSFAPSGLLRQRIEDGEPAEVFASANMRHPQALAAAGLASPTVLLARNALCALAAGDLEVTTDTLLAVLLDEDVRVGTSTPKADPSGDYAFAVFDKADALAGGAGERLKGKALQLTGGPDSASPPEGRNPYGHVMESGQADIFLTYCTNAVLAQREVPALKIVTLPRALATGADYGLTVMNGAGADAWRLAFAILSPQGQAILARYGFTAPTLPAAAE; encoded by the coding sequence ATGACCCGGATCGGCATGGCAGCGCTTCTCGTCGGACTGTGGGCGACGGCGGCAGGGGCGGACGACATGGTGAGCCTTCACGCGGCCGGCAGCCTGAAGGCCGCGCTCGGTGACGTCGCCGACGCGTTCGAGGCCGACACCGGACTGACCGTGAGCCGCAGCTTTGCTCCGTCGGGCCTCCTTCGCCAACGCATCGAGGACGGCGAGCCGGCGGAGGTCTTCGCCTCGGCCAACATGCGCCACCCGCAGGCGCTGGCGGCCGCCGGGCTGGCCTCGCCGACCGTCCTCTTGGCCCGCAACGCCCTCTGCGCGCTCGCCGCCGGCGACCTCGAGGTGACCACCGACACCCTCCTCGCCGTGCTCCTCGACGAGGACGTGCGCGTCGGCACATCCACCCCGAAGGCCGACCCGTCCGGCGACTACGCGTTCGCAGTGTTCGACAAGGCGGACGCGCTGGCGGGCGGGGCCGGCGAGCGTCTGAAGGGCAAGGCGCTCCAACTCACCGGCGGTCCGGACAGCGCCAGCCCGCCCGAGGGCCGCAACCCCTACGGCCATGTGATGGAGAGCGGCCAGGCCGACATCTTCCTCACCTATTGCACCAACGCGGTTCTCGCGCAGCGCGAGGTCCCGGCGCTGAAGATCGTGACGCTCCCCCGGGCGCTCGCGACGGGTGCCGACTATGGCCTCACCGTCATGAACGGGGCGGGCGCGGACGCCTGGCGCCTCGCCTTCGCGATCCTTTCGCCGCAAGGACAGGCGATCCTGGCCCGCTACGGCTTCACCGCCCCCACCCTCCCCGCAGCCGCGGAATAG
- the otnK gene encoding 3-oxo-tetronate kinase, which yields MTPILAAIADDFTGATDLAGLLARSGARVSLRMGVPDTPPSDTAAFEVIALKIRTVPVADAVAEARAALAWLRSAGAERFFWKYCSTFDSTAEGNIGPVSEALMSDLGTAQTIYCPAFPENGRAIFMGNLFVGRQPLAESPMKDHPLTPMRDSNLMRLLAPQVTREVGLVDRLTVARGVEAVRAELASLAAKGIAHVVVDAVADEDLGIIAAACRDMPLMTGGSAVAMPLPALYRADGTLSEEAIGVERPAIGAGRVVLSGSCSAMTNRQVADYGARGAPVFRLDPLVLAEEGPQAALDWLGAQDLSAAPLVTATAAPDSVKRAQEKLGVAAAGEIVETALAACAVAARDAGARGFVVAGGETSGAVAKALGVTRLDIGAEIAPGVPWCYARSAGEPIALTLKSGNFGAETFFADALARLEAA from the coding sequence GTGACGCCGATCCTCGCTGCCATCGCCGACGATTTCACCGGCGCGACGGACCTCGCGGGCCTCCTCGCCCGCAGCGGGGCGCGGGTCAGCCTGCGGATGGGCGTTCCGGACACTCCGCCGTCCGACACCGCGGCGTTCGAGGTGATCGCCCTCAAGATCCGGACCGTTCCGGTCGCGGACGCGGTGGCCGAGGCGCGCGCCGCGCTCGCGTGGCTGAGATCCGCCGGCGCGGAGCGGTTCTTCTGGAAGTACTGCTCGACCTTCGACTCGACCGCCGAGGGCAATATCGGCCCCGTGTCCGAGGCGCTGATGTCGGACCTCGGCACCGCCCAGACCATCTACTGTCCCGCCTTCCCGGAGAACGGGCGGGCGATCTTCATGGGCAACCTCTTCGTCGGCCGGCAGCCGCTCGCGGAGAGCCCGATGAAGGACCACCCGCTGACGCCGATGCGCGACAGCAACCTGATGCGCCTGCTGGCGCCGCAGGTGACGCGCGAGGTCGGCCTCGTCGACCGGCTGACGGTCGCGAGGGGCGTCGAGGCGGTGCGCGCCGAGCTGGCGTCGCTCGCGGCGAAGGGCATTGCCCACGTGGTGGTGGACGCGGTGGCGGACGAGGACCTCGGCATCATCGCCGCAGCATGCCGCGACATGCCGCTGATGACCGGAGGCAGCGCGGTGGCGATGCCGCTGCCGGCGCTCTACCGCGCCGACGGGACGCTGTCGGAGGAGGCGATCGGGGTGGAGCGGCCGGCGATCGGCGCAGGGCGGGTCGTCCTGTCGGGGAGCTGTTCGGCGATGACCAACCGGCAGGTGGCCGACTACGGCGCCCGCGGCGCGCCGGTCTTCCGGCTCGATCCACTGGTGCTGGCCGAGGAGGGGCCACAGGCGGCGCTCGACTGGCTCGGCGCGCAGGACCTCTCCGCCGCTCCGCTGGTCACCGCGACCGCGGCGCCGGACAGCGTGAAGCGGGCGCAGGAGAAGCTCGGCGTCGCCGCCGCGGGCGAGATCGTCGAGACGGCGCTCGCCGCCTGTGCGGTCGCGGCCCGCGACGCCGGCGCGCGCGGCTTCGTGGTGGCGGGCGGCGAGACCTCGGGCGCGGTCGCCAAGGCGCTCGGCGTGACGCGGCTCGACATCGGCGCCGAGATCGCGCCGGGGGTGCCGTGGTGCTACGCCCGGTCGGCGGGCGAGCCCATCGCGCTGACCCTGAAGTCCGGCAACTTCGGCGCGGAGACCTTCTTCGCGGACGCGCTCGCCAGGCTGGAGGCGGCATGA
- the ltnD gene encoding L-threonate dehydrogenase, with protein MSCKIAVVGLGSMGLGMATSCLRAGLATWGADVDPAKVTAFQSEGGQEGSLAGNAGTLDAVVVVVLNAAQTESVLFGEAGLVPTLKPGAVVLSCATVAPEFARAMEARCTEHGVLYLDAPISGGSLRAAAGTLSVMASGSPAAFAAAKPVLDAVSETVFELGDAAGAGSAMKAVNQLLAGVHIAAMAEAMTFGMTQGVAPAQFLEVISKCAGASWMLENRAPHIVDGDYTPRSSVNIWPKDLGIVLEIARSVPFEAPITAAALSQFKVAVDMGLGAEDDAAIAKVYAGRSGLTLPGEDGR; from the coding sequence ATGAGCTGCAAGATCGCAGTCGTCGGCCTCGGTTCCATGGGGCTCGGAATGGCCACGTCGTGCCTTCGCGCCGGGCTTGCGACGTGGGGCGCGGACGTCGATCCCGCCAAGGTGACCGCCTTCCAGAGCGAGGGCGGGCAGGAAGGGTCGCTCGCCGGGAACGCCGGGACTCTCGACGCGGTCGTCGTCGTCGTGCTGAACGCGGCGCAGACCGAGAGCGTCCTCTTCGGCGAGGCCGGGCTCGTGCCGACGCTGAAACCGGGGGCTGTCGTCCTTTCCTGCGCGACCGTCGCGCCGGAGTTCGCCCGCGCGATGGAGGCGCGGTGCACCGAGCACGGCGTCCTCTACCTCGACGCGCCCATCTCGGGCGGCTCGCTGAGGGCGGCGGCCGGCACTCTCTCGGTCATGGCGTCCGGTTCGCCGGCGGCCTTCGCCGCGGCGAAGCCGGTGCTGGACGCGGTGTCCGAGACGGTCTTCGAGCTCGGCGATGCCGCCGGTGCCGGCAGCGCGATGAAGGCGGTCAACCAGCTCCTCGCCGGGGTGCACATCGCGGCGATGGCAGAGGCGATGACCTTCGGCATGACGCAGGGCGTGGCGCCGGCGCAGTTCCTCGAGGTCATCTCCAAGTGCGCCGGGGCGTCGTGGATGCTGGAGAACCGCGCGCCGCACATCGTCGACGGCGACTACACCCCGCGCAGCTCGGTCAACATCTGGCCGAAGGATCTCGGCATCGTCCTCGAGATCGCGAGGTCGGTGCCGTTCGAGGCGCCGATCACGGCGGCGGCGCTGTCCCAGTTCAAGGTCGCGGTGGACATGGGGCTCGGCGCGGAGGACGACGCGGCGATCGCCAAGGTCTACGCCGGGCGGAGCGGGCTGACGCTCCCCGGGGAGGATGGCCGGTGA
- a CDS encoding ureidoglycolate lyase gives MNELILKPLTADAFAAYGTVFAPPADGRTYFDGALASLRPAARPSLSVATKTEAASLPLAVRQMERHEFSSQTFVPLQPSRILVLVAPHADAGGPDMSRAEAFVTDGLTGFTFGANVWHHPLTVLSAPGSFSIFMWIDGTTGDEEFVDVEPMLLKAPA, from the coding sequence GTGAACGAGCTCATTCTCAAGCCCCTGACGGCCGACGCCTTCGCCGCCTACGGGACGGTCTTCGCGCCGCCCGCCGACGGGCGCACCTACTTCGACGGGGCGCTCGCCAGCCTCCGCCCGGCGGCGCGGCCGAGCCTCTCCGTCGCCACGAAGACCGAGGCCGCCAGCCTGCCCCTCGCCGTGCGTCAGATGGAGCGGCACGAGTTCTCCTCGCAGACCTTCGTGCCGCTGCAGCCCTCCCGCATCCTGGTCCTCGTCGCGCCGCACGCCGACGCCGGAGGGCCCGACATGAGCCGCGCCGAGGCGTTCGTGACGGACGGGCTCACCGGGTTCACCTTCGGCGCCAACGTCTGGCACCACCCGCTGACGGTGCTGTCGGCGCCGGGGAGCTTCTCCATCTTCATGTGGATCGACGGGACGACGGGGGACGAGGAGTTCGTCGACGTCGAACCGATGCTCCTCAAGGCGCCTGCCTAG